The Fundulus heteroclitus isolate FHET01 unplaced genomic scaffold, MU-UCD_Fhet_4.1 scaffold_46, whole genome shotgun sequence genomic sequence CACCAGAAAACCCATACAGGTGTGAAGCCGTTGTCATGTATTACCTGTGGAAAAGCATTTGGTCGAAAAAGTACTTTGAATAGCCACATGAGAACTCATACAGGAGAAAAGCCTTTCTCATGTATTATctgtggaaaatgtttcagtGAAAAATGCAATTTGAATAGCCACATGAGAACTCATACAGGAGATAAGCCTTTCTTGTGCATCACCTGTGGAAAAGGGTTCAATCAAAAATTTAAACTGAATAACCACATAAGGAATCATACAGGAGATAAGCCTTTCTTTTGCGTAAGCTGTGGGAAAGGTTTTATTCGCAAAAGTGACTTGTCTATTCACCAGAGAATTCATACAGGCGTAAAGCCTTTGTTGTGTACTGCTTGTGGAAAATCTTTCAATCATAGAAGTAACTTGAATAGACACATGAGAACTCATACTGGAAAGAACCCTTTCTCGTGTATCACCTGTGGAAAAGGTTTCAATCAAAGATTTAATTtgaacagacacatgagaactCATACAAAAGTAAAGCCGATGCCGCGTTCGTTTGTGGGAaaggttttaattaaaaaagtagTTTGACTTGCTACATGGGAACTTGTTCAAGGGAaatgcttttcctttttctttatgTAAAATTTTGTAATAGTCAATTAACTTCACACATGAAAATGCAGGCAGTGGAAAACCATTCTATTGCATTACCTATGGAAAATCCTTCATAGTAGTCTATCAACTTGACACATAGGAAGtcatacaggtgagaagccATTTCCATGCATGACATGTGGAAATAGTTTTTTCTGGTGAAAttagtttgaaaagaaacaaaagcgcAAACATGTGAGAAACCTTTCCTATGTGTGAGAAATGTGTCAAAACATTGAATAGTCTCGTAACTCATGCCTCTGTCATGTCGTACCTGTGGTAAAGGTGTCAGATTTAGTTGTAATTTACATTTAGTGCCTTGTGGTATGTGTTTGATTCAATAAACCAAACTAATTTTGTTATGCATGTTGTCATTATGAATTCAGTGACAATTTAGGTTGTCTCACTGATGATGGTTGGATTTGCTTTGGgcaaatacaattttaataaatgacctTGAATAATTGCAATTTATCGTGTTAGatctgtgttttaatttttttggtgaGCTACaacagctcaccaccatcaaggtgtgaatgtgtttgtgaatgGGGGATTGACTCACtgcagtgtaaagtgctttggtgtcattggactagttaaagcacaATACAAGTACAACCCATTTACCATGGCATTTAGATGTCATAGTCAGAGCTTTAAGCATGACATGTTTAATATAGGAATTAGTTAATAGCTACCATGATAATAATGACATACAGATATTACTATATGGACAGTCACGTAACAAACGGGTCTACTCAGTCAGACCAAGATCAATGTTTAatacaaacttttattttaatataggGTGAACCAGGATCTGACTGATCctaaagatcctttaaaatTAGATGGTAATGGTAATTACTGGGCTTGAAAGGCTGATGTAACATTGCTCTGCAATGTTGCGTCACGGAAACGGGCttatgtttgtttatatagcctTCATTCACAATGCTGTctgttttctggttttaaaaagtttaaaacatattGCAAATGAGCCGGGTCATTAACTGTCACACTTATTCAAATAATTGCTTTTgcgaaaaagaaaaatggatctCTAAATTTACCAGCCTGGAATCAAAGCCAATGAACACGGATCTCTGAACTAACAACTGAATGCCGAATGGACTCTGGATTGCAACATGAGATGACCAAACTTCACTTCCAATGCCATATCCTGGTATATGtgtgtttataacattttcagactggtaagtttgaatcaaagcttgttgtGCTGTTTAACACTGAGCTTAGCAGGCTACTAGCTCTTCCTTAGCCAGCTGAggctagtaaaaaaaaataggtggaAAGGAGACCCCCCATTTCCCCCATGGCaaaggaaattaatttaattatttaatttaattatttaattactttttttcacTCCTTGGAGTTTAGCTGTGATATTTTAACATAacttaagtcattttaaaagtaataatgGCCACGTCAATcggttagtataaatgagtcaactccttCCAATTATTtcaatttccacattcccagatctacgggaagaggaggaggagtggcaaccgtctgatttattaattagtcccaggccaattaataactacagttcttttgaacatttaaccctcagtttccctcatccaaactgcaaagcaataaaacctcttctgtttgttgttttgtatcgtccaccaggcccttactctcagtttttggatcagttgtcagacttcttatctgatttggtgttaaatactgacaagggTATTATAGTGGgtaattttaacattcatgttgacacagaatgtgataaccttagtgtagcctttaaaactatcctagattcaactggttttgctcaaaatgtgcataaaccgacacactcttggcttcatactatggaccttgtgctgacatatggcattgattgtgaagaattaacagtatttcctcacaaccctgtcctatctgatcatttttaataacatttgagtttaatctaactgagttctccacccccaaaagacggttccattatagtagatctttatcggacaatgctgcatcaaactttaaacggTTGGTCCcacttttaatatcctcagtattgcagaaataccctgcagatggcagcaatgttgtttcttcccattcataaatagatgtctttgttaacagtgtgacttcgtcattgcattctgcattagacagctcccttgaaaaagaaggtgattattcacagaaaGCTGCCTCCCTgatttaattcagagctgtgttcCTTGAACCACAATgataggaaattggagagaaaatggtgctctactCACCAAGAGGAaccctacctaatctggagggacagtctactgttatataaaaagaccctacgcagagctagagcagcatatttttcatcattaattgaggagaacaaaaataatcctagatttctcttcagtacagttgctaAACTTacagtcatagctctgttgatccatccattcccttagctcttagcagtaatgactgtATGTGTCAagttttgttgtgattttgattttttccctcagtaatgctccacttgaaaGAGCCCAGTCAGCAAGGAACAACTCAGAACAAggatttccccttttttatgtttattattgaaatttgttttcttgatttgattGGTGAAGGGGTCATACAGTCATTCAGGTTGAAAACCTTGAACACAAGAGTACAGGAGATATTGCGTTATTTcaagtttaaacaaacacaaatcattaaaatgtaaaaaggttagTTAATTACAATTAACTGAGTGCAACCAAACTAGCAATGCCTTAGCATCAAATCAGCATAAGTGCCAACATACTTTAAGTTTTAGCATTAATCTCACATAAATATATCttgtttaacatttaacttAAGAAGTAACTAAGATATGCAAATAGTGGAGTATCAAACAAAAGCACAAGTCCAATAAAGCCATCAGGTTTACTGATCCAAACAATTGGACTGGTTTGAGTCACTAACTTAAACAATAAGCTGCATTGTCAAGCTTAACATAAACTTCAGACTTCAAACTAGGCAGACTAAGCGACAATGATTAACTGAAAGCCACTAACATTAGAATAAACTAAGTCAGATGCCAACTGAGAAACATTTTACATGTGCACATGTGGAGCACATAGTTAGGCACAAGTTTATCCTTTTCACCTTCCACAACAACAGGTGAATAATTCAAGAAAGTCAAATCTCTTACCAGTTGCGTTTGACGGTGAACTGAGGGATTTTAGTTTTCTTGGTTTGCTTGTTTCTTTAAGCTTTTGCTCTCAACAAACTTTCCTCCTTTGTCCTCCACAGCATGTATTGAACTGATGTTCAAGATGGCCGTTTAACAGGAAGTTCCTCCTCTTGACAGGAAGTCGGTTGGGGTGCTTTTCTGGTTAtgttgcaaaaaatgcaaatgattgATTGCCCCCTGCAGGTCCACctgaaaatttgttttgtttttggaagtgaaTGAAGAAAGTTTTTTGGTGTTTCCGTCGTGCTTTCTGTCAGTTGGCGTGACACCTCCCACTTGACCTCTCGGTTTTGAAACTCAGAGAGGTCACAAGGGTTGTGGATGATCAGTCTTTGTTGTTCTGATCATTGATGATGATTCTTGTTCTTCAACAGGTAGGAGAACAATGACCCGTCGTACATCCCTGTGCAGAATTGTAGAGGGGATTTTTGTTGAATGTTTTCTTGTTGACCTTTGGTCCGATTTAATGGTTGAGACTGGGTAGCTGGGGAAGGTTCGGACATGAACATCTCTGACAACGCCCCTTCTTGTCAGGATTGACGCTGATGACTCTGGCCAGTTTGTACTGACTCCTCAGTGCATTTTGGTCGGCCAGCCAGACGATGTCTCCTGTGGCTACATTTCTGTGTGTTGTGTGCCACTTGCTCCTGATGAAGAGATTGGGCCCTGCCAATTGGCTCCATTTTCTCCAGAACTGGTCAACTTCTGTTTGAATTACTCTTAGCCTTTTGTAGGGGTAGCCATCAAAATCAAAGCTTCCGAGGTCTCCTCTAGGTCCTGTTCTCCCGAGTAGAAGAGAATTCGGGCTGATGTACTCTACACAGTCCTCTCTGCTTTGGATTCTGGCATCTATGGGTCTCTCATTGGCAAGGTTTGCAGCCATGTAGAGGAAGGTTTGGAACTCACCCCAAGTGAAGGACCCGTCTCCTCCCAGGTTGTGCAGGGCGCGCTTCACGGTGCGTACAGCAGCCTCTGCAGCTCCATTTCTATGAGGGGAATCAGCGGGGTGAAGTTTCCAGCTCCATTCTGTCCCATGCTTGGAGACTTCATTCTCAACCTCTGGCGATTGCAGCTGGCCAAGAAAGGTGTACAGGTCTTTGAGAGCAGGTCTGGCACCCACAAAGTTTTTCCCAGGGTCTGACCACAGCTTCTTTGGATGTCCCCTTATTGCTGTGAATCTTTTGTAGGCCAGTAGGAAACCTTCAGAAGACTGGTCGCTTACAACATCTGAGTGCAGAGCTCTGGATTCCATACAGCAGAAGACTAACCCCCATACCTTGAGCCTTGATTTCTTTTTCACTTCATCCTTCACTTCATAAGGTCCGAATAGATCCAATGTTGTGAATTCAAATGGCCTGGCTGGTGTTATCCGTTCGGATGGGAGGTCACTCATGATTTGTTGGCACTTTCTAGCTCTGGCCTTTCTGCATGTCACACAGCTGTCCACAATCTTCTGTGCCAGCTTCCGGCCTCTTGTGACCcatgctttttttctcattctcaGCAGTGTACCTGCTATTTCCTCGTGGTTTACATTGTGGGCTTCTTTTGCCAGCAGAGAGGATATCCACGCATCACATGGTAAGATTGGTACTGCGGTTTTGTCGTTATCAAAGATCTGAAATCTTCCTCCACAGACTGAGAGTCCGGTTTCTGCATCTTTGTACACCACCAGTCTATTGAGGGTGGCGTCTTGGAAGCATGCACCCTCTTGTGCTGCGAGGAAGATGTCTCTCTGAGCATCTTCATACTCGCCGACGGTAAGTACAGCTTGTTTGGCTCTGGACTTTAGCTCCTCTGCTGATAGCACCTCCCACTTTGGTTTACTTGTGGATTGGGTTTTGCCCCAGCAATTTTTTCCACTTCATTGCAGCTCTCCACACCCAGGCAATAACTCTGGTCATCTTGGTCAAGCTGCTGAACCTTCTGACATTGATCAGTCCTTTTACTGCAGAACCAGCTGGTGGTCTTCGGAGTTGAGTCCTGGGCCCCGTTTCATCTGCAGTGCTTTGCTGAGCATCAGTCTCTCTCTTGCTTGCGACTGTCTCTGGGCCGCTTGTACCACTAGATGGCACATCGTGTGTGGCTTTTTTGAGCTGTGCTCTGGTCAGTGCTCCTGAGAAGGACTTCCTTTGAAGCTTGTTTATCCCTTCTCTGGCATGGGCTGCAACATCTTTGGCAGACTTTTTTGGCCACTCTTCCACCGGTAGTTTCAGGAAGTctgattcttcataaataaaattgattccattaaaaataaaataattggcatcctcccaaacatgattacctcgtcctcagtaagtgaggcagcgttggaggaatctttagaacctgcacagtgtctgaactgtttagcaGCTTTCTgactgagctatctaaaattttatcttcatctaaaccttctacctgtatgttagacccaatcccaaccaagttgtttaaggagatattccctttgatcagtggccctattttagacatgattaatctatccttagtaaatggatatgtaccacaggtttttaaagtagctgttattgaacctttacttaagaaaccttctgtTGATTAAGATGAGTTATTAAACTACAGatctatatctaatcttcttttcttatctaaaattcttgagaaagtagttgctaatcaactatgtgaacatttacaaagcaatgacctacttgaggagtttcagtcaggcttcagagctcatcatagcactgaaacagctctggtgaaggtcactaatgatattctcatggcctcagataatggacttgtgtctgtacttgtcctgttagttctcagtgctgcatttgatacagttgatcacaatattctcctacaaagacttgaacatactgtagggattaaggggaaagtaTTAGGCTGGtctaaatcttatctgtcggacagattccaatttgttcatgttaataataaatcttcttcaaactctagggtcacttgtggagtaccacaagtTTCAGTCCTTGGActaattctctttactatatatatgcttccgattggcaaaattatcagacagcatgggattaatttccagtgttatgctgatgacactcagctatatttatccataaatcctaatgaatccaatcagttacttcgactgcagtcatgtcttgatgacatcaaaagctggatgactttaaatttctactcaaaaaataaacttcttcatcaatcacttaatctggatggcattaacttggcttctggtaataaagttaaaaatcttggtgttatttttgaccaagacatgtcatttaaatcccatattaaacaggtttccagagtttccttttttcacctccggaatatcgccaaaattagaaacattctgtccaggagtgatgctgaaaaactagtccatgcatttgttacttcaaggctggactattgtaattctttactatcaggaagtccacaaaatgcagttcaaagtcttcagctgatccaaaatgctgcagcaagagttctgatgaaaatcaaccagagggatcatatttcgcctgtttcagcttctcttcattggcttcctgttaaatcaagaatagaatttaaaattcttcttctaacgtataaagcccttaataatcaagctccatcatatatcagagctctgattaccccgtatgttacgctctggtgtctttttaaattagtttgaaaAGACACAAGAGCACTATTGTGCTATTGTAATGAGTGGTCGACTCATTACAACCAACTAGagcttaaaagtattttttttttaagttagcaCCAAATGTCCGCTAGCGTTAACACTACTAGCCTCTAATAATCCTAGTAAAACATGACTACGGGTTATTTTAAACGGTGTTCTCATTTGCTCTGCCATAGTTtcaatagtatttttttaatacggTGATTTTTACCTAAATCACTGTATAAACATGCTGTAGGTGTGACACATGGCTAAACTCGTGTCAACATGAGGgatattgaaatgttttacacaTTATGACTAGTTGTATGATATGTCTTAAGCACAATGCTGACGggagaataaaaacaagagcaGGAACATTTCCATTGATCTCAAAATGGGTTGACATATTCCCATGTTCACACCCAGATGCCATGATAGGGGCAACAGCACTTAACCAAAACCTTACAGTTGGAAAAGAAGTGTAATATGATGTACATTTGTATGATCAATGTTTGTGTATATATTCTCTCTAAGTTTCACTAAATCACCGACAGTAGGCCTATGCTATTTTTTTAGTGTACCTGATATTTTCTTGTTGCTATGAACGTCCAGGACATATGTCAATATTTTTGAGCAATTAAATATTAATACGGAGTGGAAAAGTGAAAACATGGCAGTTCTGCATAAACATTGGAGTGTTTGTAAACCTAAATTATTCTCCTTAGAAACTGGGACAATTCCTTAAATGATGGATGCACACAGAGTTCTAATGTGATGATTTTTATTCTCAAATCTCAAATATAATATAACCTTCTCAATACCTAAAGGAAATTAAATCCTGGTGTAACTCATAGGGGTTTCTTCCACAAGTTGTAGAttctgatggctgcaggcaggaaggatctcctgtagcggtctgtcttacagcagatCTGGAGAACCTCTGACTGAAGAGACTTTGTTGTTGTACACAATGTGAATCCTCTGATGAAGAGAATGCTCAAGGTTGTCCACAATGTCCATCACATTGGTAAATGATAAGTGGCTCGTACTTCTGTAGctctttaactagtccgacgaccccaaaacTTTACactagtcattcacccattcacaccctgacggtggtgagctatgttagttaGCCTCTAACATACTAAGGCGAGGGgtgacagtcagagcaggggatcgaaccgaCAACCCCGCCAGTTAACAGTCACCCCACCATTTTATGCAGAATCCCTCTTTGCAGCATCTCCAGAGGGTCTAGAAGAGTCCCCAGAACAGACCAGCCCTCTTAATGAGCTTCCTGAGGTTCATAAAGTCAGTAGCTCTGAGgctgctaccccaacagatgatTGCAGAGGAGATTTTGGATCtaaaaacttaatttaattaatttaatttatcttaataagcgttttgttttgttgttttttttggcaggaGCTGCTTCCTGGGtttcctctgcagcagctggagctgaaCGGGGAAACATCCATCAAAAAAACGCTTCAGGTTCATTTAAATCCTGGGAATAAGTCCAGAGTAGCAGAACTCTGGGGAATATTTCTGCAGCACAGCAGACCTTCACAGCTCCAGCTCTGTCAGGACCGGTTCTGCTGCGAGTGGAGGAACATTCAGGCTTCATCAGAGAGGCTAAAAGCCAGAAAGTCACAGAAAcaagctgtttaaaaatattcttgTTCTACTTTATCCGTCTGACCAGCTGCAGTTTAATACACTTCACTGGACTTCAGGTGACAGAACCACCCTGACGCTTAGAGCCCGGCAGAACTGACACGCAGCGTGGCTCCCAGCTTCGGGTCGGACTTGGCTTCTGCTGAACCCAACTACGGCTCCAGCATCTGGTGCTGAGTTCTCAGGTGTTTGTTTAAGCTGCTTTTCTGCCTGAAGTATTTCCCGCAGGTGGGGCAGGGGAATGGCTTCTCTCCGGTGTGGATCCTCATGTGGTCGGTGACGTGGATTTGCTGAGTGAAAACTTTCCCACAGATGAGACATGCGAAAGGCTTCATGCCGCTGTGGGTTTTTTTGTGATTAGCCAAGTAGCTGGTGTTGCTGAAGGCTTTCCCGCACTGATCACAGACAAACGGCTTCTCACTCGTGTGGATCCGCTTGTGTTTGGTCAAGTAGCTGTTCTTGGCAAAACATTTCCCACAAATGGGACAAGGATGCGGGTTCTTCTCTGTGCTTTTTGAAAGGAGGTGCAGTCTGTCACTGGGGTTTCTGGTTTTCTCAGCTTTTTTCCTCGGCTGCAGCGCATCGTTAACTCTTCCCTCCTGATTTTGGTTCTCAGCTTCACAACGGTTctgacagagaagctggtcactGCTCAGATCTGGTTCgctgtgctctctttcatcaTAACCAACAGTCACCATGATGGCATCTGTTTCCTGCTTGAGCACGAGCTCTTCGTCCTGATTGGTGCAGACTTCTCCCAGCTCTCTGGTTACCTGTTCAGGTTCTGGTGCCTCCTGGGCCGGACTGGAGCTCCTGCCCTGGTCAGCAGGAAGATCCTCACAGGTGAAGTGATGCTGGAGGCCTAGCAGGACACAGGAGAAAAGGTTTACCTGTGATTCTGGGATCTCAGCGACCATCACTGTAAAAAGCTTCATTTTACCACACTTTCTAAAATATGAACTTTAACAACTGGAACGTTTCAATAGTACCTCTGCAGCCAAACTGGTGAAATCCTCCATCAGTGAGGCTCAGTGAGGCCAAATTAAACTGAGGATAAACGACAACAAGGGCCTCAAATGgagggttttcagctgacgtcacgctcacgtgactactcagcgcgtccgccatattgggtggcagtcgtttcgcaccgttgacctgcattgtatgacgccttaggcagtattggaagtgaacaatggggaaaacgtgtttaatggttggttgcacggcccgtggaggtggagatcaacgctctttctatcgcctagcAGCCGTAAtcgtgaatcagtgtgaaaaaaaaaaaacagctgtctgaacaacgccgtcacctatggctgacacggatatccaggtccgatttggacggtgttaagctggaatacgccagagtctgcggtgctcactttgtcacaggtaattaactgttaagtatttaaaacatataagaagaatatattattaatagggcttgggcgttatgacttattactttccgcggctgtcgtgttgactgcctccgccgcctctactgcctattactaccgcatactgtactccctctctcagccgtgttttaatttgattaatttcaccttaacttgatttcaaccatggtaaaccgttgctgtattgtgggctgtaacagcgcaacacatgatcgccatgggaaaaacatagaaacagattaattttccaccgctttcctgcctggaggcgcaaccacggagaacaactgttagcgataacaaagagttgtcggctcgcttggatcgcggttgtaagtcgaccgaacataactttccacagtatcccgatgtcaatgagagtgtgttctaaacctttgaaacacatagcagctagttaaaagtacattacatgcgcgagtggttgttagcactggcggttagcatgagccagagcccggctcagcgcagcttacctttgaacgagttacagagataaagagatcgtcggctcgcttggatcgcggctgtaagaccgaacataagtttccacagtatcccgatgtcaatgagagtgtgttctaaacgtttgaaacacatagcagcaagttaaaagtacattacatgcgcgagtggttgttagcactggcggttagcagctactaaactagcatgtgccgtctgagcgcagcttacctttgaacgagttgctgtgttcccactgtttgctggctttatgatctgcagctcctaccggcgccaatacggtaaatacaacttaattttgcactggtcattgttctgcttaaataattaaagccgcgagcggcgtcgatcggccttgcagccaagcgccttctcgcaccgcccgccgccggcgggcggtgcaacacatttgcgtcggattgtttacatttttaccatcttattaaaactcacccgtccacgtatgatggcgatttccttgatgtacataaccagatgtgaactggttgtgagcctctagatccttgtaagctctcatttcctcaagagtgtgcagagggttttcactgaacaccaggtaatgcactatgtcgccgtgctctacatttggccaatcatctggattacggctaaacaaggcaccgtggagggcataggggtccatatggtcgatcacggaacatttcctcagatatacgtccttatctggttgCTCTAGcatgctggcgtacttatccattcgcgatacgataatacgtgtaagacaactagagataaggaagtgtgccacccaatatggcggaccggaagttggccagtgacgtcagtgaaaaccccctattgtgGTTAAAGCCCGGCtgaatcagttcagttcaaacCCAGATTGAAGggaacatatcatgcttttaagtccttccttttcacattgaaatgaTCCAGCTGTGGTCTCTATGAGGTGGAACTGCCcgatttggtctgaattcctcgttatgcTTCCCCTACAGTCCCTCTTTCACCCCTGTACTGAgctgcgtctgagagcaactcgttttggtgccgtctctttaaatctaaagagaCGATGTCGCGGAGCGCCCCACGCCTCtccgttcagccatttttgtagtctgctgGGCGACGGTGCGATGAATGTGGTTtagccagagaaaaaaaagaagacctcAATCGACATCATGCCACATTAGTTACATCTCTTTCTTATTGTGCAAAGAACCATCCTCtccatcactttccacatcccgaacatcacctggttaactttcatctctgcagcattacaaagttcttccttcacactttttaGTACCATGTTTATCCATAGGCTGATCTTAACGGGCTTATTaataaaaagttgatattgCAATAAAAGGGGAATCACACTACTGAAATACTGAAGACAGCAGGGAATTGATTTAAAACTAAATCTGGGACTTTGTGGTTCCACACGGTTGGACACAGGAGCCTCACACAGGATGACCAGATGTCAAATGAACAAACGTGGGACAGTAGGATGCTTGTGGGGGACAACgagggacacataaccaacacgaTGATGACGTCCTACATTTTGACTTAACACAGActctgctttgcctgttattGCTCAACAATCAATTATCACAACTCaccagtttataaaaaggcattatttgttctaagcttttaaaaatgaacactttttaattagaaaatacgttattaaacctttgtgtaaagttaaatattgttgaatttaatcttggctgctgtacCTTGTCTGTCTTTCAGGTGgttttgggttggagtaaaatgagtccagcTTTTTCTGCTGCGACTCGCTTCTACAGTGTCGCTTCACATCGCGCTCCActccatgtaaaaataaaaagtaaatttggCGAACTTCATAAAAAGCTCTCTGAGATTGTCCTTTCTCTGGCCT encodes the following:
- the LOC118560620 gene encoding uncharacterized protein LOC118560620: MRKKAWVTRGRKLAQKIVDSCVTCRKARARKCQQIMSDLPSERITPARPFEFTTLDLFGPYEVKDEVKKKSRLKVWGLVFCCMESRALHSDVVSDQSSEGFLLAYKRFTAIRGHPKKLWSDPGKNFVGARPALKDLYTFLGQLQSPEVENEVSKHGTEWSWKLHPADSPHRNGAAEAAVRTVKRALHNLGGDGSFTWGEFQTFLYMAANLANERPIDARIQSREDCVEYISPNSLLLGRTGPRGDLGSFDFDGYPYKRLRVIQTEVDQFWRKWSQLAGPNLFIRSKWHTTHRNVATGDIVWLADQNALRSQYKLARVISVNPDKKGRCQRCSCPNLPQLPSLNH
- the LOC118556005 gene encoding zinc finger protein 835-like, producing MCSVEPLREFIRERLTAAAEEICSQLERTIVRFEEEMDRQRRLLDLTWRARTHQNPAGLQHHFTCEDLPADQGRSSSPAQEAPEPEQVTRELGEVCTNQDEELVLKQETDAIMVTVGYDEREHSEPDLSSDQLLCQNRCEAENQNQEGRVNDALQPRKKAEKTRNPSDRLHLLSKSTEKNPHPCPICGKCFAKNSYLTKHKRIHTSEKPFVCDQCGKAFSNTSYLANHKKTHSGMKPFACLICGKVFTQQIHVTDHMRIHTGEKPFPCPTCGKYFRQKSSLNKHLRTQHQMLEP